The DNA segment GAATAGCCACTAGTGGAAATACGAAGGAAACTAGTGTTCTCATTGGAACGACGACCGTCATTATTTCGCTGCTGGAGCCATTACTTGATGTTGAAGCCATTATTTTCAATGCTATATAGTCTAGTACTATGGTCAACGTTTACTGTTTGTTGTGGTAGGGTATGGTCTAGTACTGTTGTTGGCATTTTGGAAATCCTTTTTTCCCAATGTGCTCTTGTTATTGTGCATCCAAACTCTGAAAACTCCTTTACCAACCCCTATTTCATTGCAAAACTCGTCGACCTTAGCTTCATCACACTTCTGCAATCTCCAACCCAACTTTTCAGAGAAAGAATACATCTTATTTTTCTGTTCCTGGCTGAATTTTGTCCTGAACCGTCTTCTTCTTCTTGGGTTCTCTGGCTTTAGTGCTGTGGGCGTAGCAGGCGTCGCCACTTGCGCATGATGGTGGCGGATGTCCATAAAATCATCATCAGGTTCTCGGCGGTGGAAGTTGCGGTGGCAACCACAGACATCGCATTTTAGCGAAGTCGGATCGGCGGCAGTGGCACTTGGCGATGGAATGAATTCACCACAACCGTCCACGGTGTGTCCACCTATGCTGGCTGCGTGGTTCTTCAAGCATTCCTTGTAAGTCACCACCGCAGACGGCGGTTGGTGGTTGTGCACTTGGTGGTGCTTCTTGGATGTCACGTTGGTGAAGGACAAAGGCTTAATTAGGGGTACTTGAGTTTTTGTGGGGATAGGGGTAGGGGTAGGGATGCTGCAGGTTGAGTCCATATTGATGCCTTATGGTTGAAAAGAAAGATATTTAGGGGTTTCTACTAAGAGTTTAAGTCGAGATAATTTCTTGAAGCAGATGATAATGTATAAAGCAAAGCGGTCAATATTGCATTATGGCTATGCTGCTGATAATGGAATCTATGAAAGTAATGCAAATAATATCCCTAGAGATAAGAATAAGACTGCGACAGAAAGACCCTTGCCAAAGTGATCAACCGCTATATTTATATGAAAATTCAGGAGGCCAGGTTTTGGGTAgtataataaatatatatatatataggagagGTTAAATTTTTTGAATGGGATATAAAAGTTATATTTACTAACAAGTGATAATCTAGCTAATTTTTTCTTAACACAATTAATTTAGAAATATGTGAATGTCAGTTAGTTACTACTATCATTTGTATTAGGTTATTAATTAATTTTTGCTATAAAATTATTTCTAATTACTTTCTACGTTATTTGAATATTGTACAAATACATTTCTACATCGTTACCAAATAAAACGCACTAAAGTCTTAATTTCTGTATAAGGCATGTGGAGATAAGAATGTGAAAACTACATCCAGACCAACTACGTtattatgttttttttatttttattttctatcACTTTGGGGGCTCGATTAATTTAGATTCAAATCGAGAATTAAAATTTAACTTTGGAAAATAAAGTACTCTTTATCAATAACAACTCTACTTAAAGCTCAAGCCAAGAACATATTATTACAACTTTATTATAACACTTAGTAATAAGGAAAAGGGCCTAATTAGGTGTGGGGAGAATCAATAAATAGAGGTGGAAGTGAGTTGTTCAACAAAACTGCTGTAATTAATTCAAAGCAGGACATATATGGTCAAAGTTCAAACTTATGAGCATTGATGACTATTATATGAATTGGTTAGAGCACGTGTCTTAAGCAGATCTAGGAAGAGGTAATAGTTGACCCCCACTACTAAACCAATAAATGTTGTCTCTCTATTAAGAAGATATTCATTGTGTAGGTGTAAACTCACAGGAGGAATTTAACAAGAAATATAAAAGTGGAGTCCATGTTTATGAGTTAACATTAAAGATAGACTTAATTAGTAAATTCAGTCACGGATTTATGCTTCTATCATCATTATCATTTCTGATGTTGTTATTATGATGATTTTTCATAACGCCGCAGTAACACCTAATTATCACACGTCCGTTATTATGATCTTACTTTATTTTATGTCAAACACTAGAAATTATGGTTCTTTTTTAGTTATTATTGTAAGTTGGGAACAACTCTTGAGGTCTTGTTAAATTTCCCAGTATGGAACTATTCCATGTTTTCAGGAAAATAGACGAATTTTATCAACTGAAATGCAATTGGCAACTGCAAAATCCTATTCAAGATATGCAAATATTCTATTGacggattttttttttctttaaataatACTCCCTAGAGAACAAGGTTGCAATCAACATCTCTTAGAGAACAACGTTTCAATCAGCATCACAGGGCTCAAATTTGAACAATTGAGAATTGAGAAACCCCTAATAGGGAGCATTTTTTTCTTTAGTATGCGTTATACTGTTCTTATGCAACGTGAATTTGAATTAGTCATATATCACAATGAATACTAAATAccaaattattattaagaaaatattatgtgttattctaggtACTTACAAAAATTAGTCTCACAGTGAACGATTATATTATTTTAGCACCTAAGTCCTAATCGGATGCACGTTATTAGCAACTAGCTACGAAGCTAAAGAAACATGAATGACATGTCTCATTAAGATTAATGATAGTAATAAAAGTGATTTGTTGGCATTCATCTCTTCTAGATCAGGCCCCTCGTTGTGCTGCAACGTATTGTCAAATGAGCTTCAAAAGAAAGCGTAGTAATAGGGCGACGTGGTTGTTATATTCACTTTTATATTATCTTtggaagaattaatcaaaataaCTCAAtcgcttaaattaaaaataaccgGTGGAGGtataatatatacataatttacgtattatatgtgtataattatatataatcaatgtataacctatatatataattaaaaaaaacaatgaatatgaccggctatttgtgtaaagatcctgATCTTTTGCCTGTCATACAATGCATTCCGTAGCCATGGCATCTTGTTTATCTCCTGACCTAGTTGTAACAATATTGTATTGTACTTTTATATGGTTACGTGTATGCTAAGGTTTTGGTGGTATGACTCAAATGAATCATTCGAGAGTTTATTGAAATAAGATCATAGCAGATATATAATTGGATCAAACAATCATCTCTAATAATTAATCAAATATGGCACTCTACTTTGATATACGAACAAAAATAGTGGTCTCAGAACAGAGCTCTTGCGCAAATGCCGCACATATTATTATCTCTTTATTATTAACCAAATGTTTTGGATTTGACTTTGGAAATACTTTTCCTTACCAAGAATCTCGATCTTCAAATATCAAATGGTTTGGGAgaatgacataaacaagatacTTTTGCGTCACTATTAATTTTTTAACACCATTAATCGACATACTGGTATTTTAAAGTATGCTTGACAGAATTTTTTGCTAAAATACCAAAATTTTAAAGAACACTAGGCAAAAATTTAAAGCATGTAGCAGTTGTGGTGGTCGTCAGGATTTTACCACAAAATCCTGATGGCCACCGAAATTTTTTGAGCATTATGATTGAAATTCTAGTGATGGCTAAATCCTAACAATTACCATAATTGTAGTGTGCTTTAAAATTCTGGCCAACGTGCTTTAAAATTCTAGTAATTGAGGAAAATCCTACTTAGCATGTTTTAAAAATCTAATTTGAGGTTATTTTCCTAAAATATTTCTTAACAGGATCAAAATTATAAacattattttaaaaaatgtcaATTCAGCGTTGTTTCagaaatgatatatatatatatatatatatatatatatatatatatatcatgtacaaattatatatacataattatacatatAATTCGATATTAATTATACGACACACATGTTGCTGAAATCTACGCGATCTGCCATTGAAGAATGAGCAGTGAACTTGATGCTCCCTCTTTGAATTACAGAGCATATGAATGGAAGAGCTAGAGAAAAGATTATCTGAAAATGATAACTGCTGCTTCAATTCATTTACAGTACaagatatatatataagctaattTCACTAATATTTAAATAACTAACAGGCTGGATCCGTTAATTTACAGCTGACAACTAACTGTATAACTTCCTAACTAACTAACAGTAACAGTAACTAACATAACTAACTAACTGTAACAGTACAAACTTCATAATATTCCCCCTCAAGCTGCAGGGTGTAAAATGTTAATCACACCAAGCTTGCCTAAGAGGTGATTATGTTGAGCCTGACTTAGACCTTTGGTAAGTAGGTCAACCAACTGATCCTTGGTGTTCACATAGATTGTCTGCACAATTCCATCTTTAATCGTGTCTCTGATGAAGTGACAATCTATCTCGATATGCTTAGAACGTTCATGAAAAATAGGATTAGCTGCAATCTGCATAGTCGACTTGATGTCACTCATAACTGCAACAAGTGTCTTAACATCCACTCCCAGCTTTTTAAACAGGCCTAGCAACCAAGTAACCTCTGCTACAGCTGAAGCCATATTTCTATACTCAGCTTCTGCTGAACTCCTAGACACtgtttgttatttttttgatTTCCATGAGATTAAGGATGCACCAAGTTTGATCACATAACCAGTGATAAATCTTCTTGTGTTAGGACAGGCTGTCTAGTCTGAATCACACCAACAAGTTAACTCTGTAGTAGGAGCTTCTGATCTCAACCAAATACCTTGGTCGTAAGAGCCTTTCAAATACCATACTACCCTCAGTGCAGCCTCCCCATGAGATCTCTTTGGCTGCTACATGAATTGACTTAGTGTTTGGATGGCATAACTAATGTCTGATCTGGTGGTAGTGACATACATCAGTTTGCCAATCAGTCTTTGATACAGACCAACATCATGCAGAACTTCATCACCTTTAACTCCAGTTGCAGCATCGTACTGCACTGTGGTGAGCCTTAGGTTTGTTTCCAAAGCACTACTTCCCATATTCTGTTGTCTTCTAGTATTTTGACCTCTTGTTTCATAGCTTCTACCCATCTTGTATCCTTCACAACCTGCCTGAATTTCTGAGGTTCTACCAGACTAGAAAAGTTTGCTAGGTAGGGATGATATACATGAGTAGTTCTTCATAAGACAAACAATCGGCTATAGGATATTTGCTACTTGACTTCCCATGTGCTATGTAGTCCTTCATCCAGATGGGCTCTCTAGACTCTATAGTTGACTTTCTGATAGGAGGTTGAGGTCCTTCTGCTTGCATGCTCTCAgatggtgaatcagttatggtgGTCATAGGATTTGTTGTTGGTGCAGCTGGTTGAGACATCACACTCTCTTCTTCTGTGGCTATTTCCTGTAAACCTGCATTCTGATCTTGTTCCTCATTAGTATGATTAACCTCTGAGGTAGGAACATCATAGTTAGGTTGTTCCAAGAAACTATGATCCTCTGAATCAGGTTCAACAGCATCTTGAGCAAAAGGGAACTCTGACTCCTTGAGGGCCATATCTCTACTGACAAAGAATTGTCTTGTAGCTAGTTCAATCAAAATATATCTCTTTTGTCTCTCATAATATCTCATGAGCACAACAGCTTTTGCTCTTTCTGCAAAGTTATCCCCTTTTTGGAATGATTGTTGCATAGCATAGATATCCCATAACTCTTAGATGTGTTAGTGATGGTGGTTTGTTATGCATTACTTAATATGGACTCTTTCTTGAAGTGTTGTTGAAGGAAGCGTATTTATTAAGTACACATCAGCTATAACATACATGCCCCAATACTTAATAGGCAATTTTGACTGAAACCTTATGGCCCTTACCATATCCAGAATATGTCTGTGGTTTCTCTCCATAACACCATTCTATTGTAGAGTGTGCATACAACTACTCTAATGCAGAATTCCCAAATTCTGCAGTAGATCCTTGCACTGAGAGTTAAAAACTATGTGCCATTGTCTGATCTCATGATTTTAACCATCTTCCCAAATTGGTTCTTTACCATAAACGAAAAATTCTTAATGGCAACTATAGTTTCAGACTTAAGTAGTAGCAAATAGATCCAGACATATCTACTAAAATCATCAATAATAGTTAGAAAATAGTATTTCTTATCAAAAGTACGAATCTTATAAGGTCCCCAAAGATCCATATGAACAAGAGAGGAAGGAGCTTCAGCTCTGGATGTACTATTAGTAAACGTCAGCCTAGTTTGTTTGGCTAATGGACAGACTGGACAATTATTCAATGACTCACTATTTACATTCTTGCTTAGCAAGGTGATATTCTTCATGGATGGAAGAGATGGATGTCCAAGTCTTTGATGCAACAGCCTGCAATCTTCCTTTACTGTTGCAGCAGCAACTATGTCATGTTGTGCCTTATTGATGCCATTGACTCCTTTGAATATGTACAAACCCCCTTGTCTCCTTACTAATCCCCTTCACCCTGCCATTATGAAGGTCCTGAAACAACATAAAGTCAGGGTAAAAGTTCACTGAGCAGCAGAGTTTCTTGGTTAGTTTGGAGACTGAGAGGAGGTTAAACTTGAATCCTGGAATATAAAGGACATCATGTATTGCTTCATTGCCAAATATAGTAGCCCAACCAGTAAGTGCAATAGGAATCCTATCTATATTAGGTAAGTGAATCACATTACTAGAAGCCCTAGTAGTCTTATTGTTATTCATCAGTATATTATTGGAAGTTACTATGTGATGACTGGCACCAGAATCTACAATCCACTCATCTAAATAGTCCTTAGAAAAGAAGTTACTTGTTATACCTGCCATGTTGACTTGACAATCAGAAGTTGTATCCTTGTTTAACAGCTCAAGGATCTGTTTGTATTGTTCCTCCGTGAAATATGGTGCCTTCCCAGTTATTCCTCCTAGTACATCACCAGTTGATAAGGATCCTTGAGAATGAGCATCAGTGTCCCCAAGCACATTGTTGGCTGCAGTGAAATGTTGGTGAGATCCACGCCCAAAGCCAAATTGATCCCCATTGCCACGGCCATATTGACCTCCAATATTGTTATTAGACTTCCTCCTTGCCTTGAAGTCTTCAGGATACCCGACAATCTTATAGCAGTTCTCCTTAGTGTGACCTTTTAGACCACAATATTCACATTGCATAAAGGGCTTCTTGCCTTTGTAACCTTGGCTTTTGCCTACATGCATAGCCATTGGATCATTTTTTTCATTTACTGTCACGGCCTAGATTTTCCACTCTCAAgagccgtgatggcacctactggtgaaagctaggcaagctaagTTATTCTAACTACTTAACATTTttcagttttaaaccattatcagtgatgagtagatatcatgcaaatagcgaaaataattaagcggaagacaaaatctgataaattaatcttaatacaaactgcggaagtctaaatacaactctacccagaatttggtgtcacagcttCACAAACAGTCTAAGaacactacatacaaagtctgaaagatgaaatatacactgtttctgaaatgagtaaaggaaacaggataaaggaaaggtaggaggtgacgccaaggcccgcggacgcctgcaggactacctcgggtcgcctgttggactgaaggcagcaacctcactgcggtccgaagtctacaacactggggtctgcacaaaagagtgcagagtgtagtatcagcacaaccgaccccatgtgctggtaagtgtctagcctaacctcgacgaagtagtgatgagggtaGGACCAAACtacaaaataaacctgtgcagttatatcataaacaacgaaaatagaagcagataattgcaattaaaattgggcaggggaaacatgttttaggggaataacagataacaacagaatatcaagagaatataaagaaaccaaaatccaattactaacacggATAGGGAAAATAAATGCagagttcactttcatttcacatctcgttgcaggtgtgcaacccgatcccatttcatgtatctcgttgcaggcgtgcaacccgatcctatttcatatatctcgttgcaggcgtgcaacccgatcccatttcacatatctcgttgtaggcatgcaacccgctctcatttcacatatctcgttgcaagagtacaacccgctctcatttcatatatctcgttgcatgcgtgcaacccgctcccatttcacatatctcattgtaggcgtgcaacccgctcctgtttcacatatcttgttgcaggcgtacaacccgctcccattacttttatcaacaccaatcacaaaaagggtcccggcaagggaataataatatcaaaacaaacatcccggcaagggaataataatgataataatatcccgacaagggaacggTAATGATAATAGcatgtgaagcgcaataaaccacaatagAGTcataataattacaatacaagactcacgggcatgcttgacaccaacgtatagatactcgtcaccatgcctatatgtcgtactccacaattaacacatagcaaataagacacgactcttaatccctcaaactaaggttagaccaaacacttacttcgatgccacgaacacaattcaagccgctactatcgctttacctcgtgattccaccaccaattcgcttatatctagccacaagttacttaattacatcaataaatgctaaatgaatcaactccaatgcatgaaaatgagttttccaaaattATATCCAAAAAGCCAAAAatcgcccctgggcccacatggtcaaaacccgaggttcgaaccaaaacccgattacccattcccccacgaacccaaatatataatttattttgaaatcggacctcaaatcgaggtccaaatcgcctttttttttaaaaactaggttctacctaaaacacccaatttcctctATGAAAagcattgattttgagttgaaatcatgtgaaaagatgttagtgattgaagaaaacgagttaaaattgacttacaatcgatttggaagaagcgttatctttgaaaaattgcctaagagtgttttggtttgaaagagtgaaaaatgggaaattttcggctaagtataaaaattgcaggttgcagatatgggaattgcgatcagggttcgcaattgcgaaccccgacctctgctatgttcgcatttgcgaaaaaaatgtcacatttgcgaccaagTAGATTTTCtggtcttcttcgcatttgcgatagacctCTCGCTAATGcgaaatcgcatttgcgatacaagagtcgcatttgcgactaaggcaGTAGTTGGGgggaatcgcatttgcgatggggacctcgcatttgcgagatagtGCTGGCCTGGGCTAATTCGCATTTGCAACATAGCCTTCCCAAATGCGAGATCgcattgcgaagcctgcaggcctgcagtACATCAGTTCAAAATCTGCAACATCCTAAGTCAAAAttccactctgtggcctatccaaaactcacccgagccctcggggctccaaaccaaccatgcacaccaacctaaaagcatcatacggacttgctcgtataTTCAAATtgctaaaataacatcaacaactgtgaatttagcatcaaaatcatgaaatttcttaagaacttcaaacttgccaaatttctcaaataaggtccgattcacattatttcaaatccgtttcttaccaattttcacagactcgactcaaatcatatataagacctgtatcgggctccgaaaccaaaatacgggcccgataccaattgTTTCAAACAcatttctctttcaaaaactcataattaattcagcaaaataatttctttcaaaaattcatttctcgggcttgggacctcggaattcgatttcgagcatacgtccaagtcccatattttcctactaaccctccgggaccgtcaaatcacgggtccgggttcgtttacccaaaatgttgaccgaagtcaaattaatttattttacaatcaaaattcatcatttttcacaaattttcacataatgtctATCCGGCTACGCggccggactacgcacgcaaattaaggtgatgctgaaagaggtttctAAGACTTCGGAATGcataattcatttctaaaacaagtgatgaccttttgaatCATCACATTTACTGAACCTAGCCTAGGGGATTGTTGAGATTCATTTTCTATCACCATGGCATAAGCATGGTTCAGGGAGGGCTCATTAGTCTTCAAGAGGATTTGTCATTTAGCTTGATCATAGGAATCATTCAAACCGTTGAGAAATTGCAGAAGTCTTTGCTGTTGAAGATGCTCCTTGTATTCTATCGAGTGTGAGGTTGGTACCAATACATCATATTCATTCAATAGACTCTTCAGCTTAGTAAAATAACTTGAGACTGAATCAGTTCTTTGTAACAAAATGGCAATGGCTCTGTGCAATTGAAAAATTCGCATTCGATTGACCTTATCAAACCTTTTCCTCAGATCTTTCCAAACGAGGTGTGCATTCGAAGCATATGCAATTCAACTTAAAAGTTCAGTGGAAACTGTATTCATGAGCCATGATAAGACAATGGCATTACAAGTTTCCCACTGTTCATTCAATTCAGTTGTGAATGACTCCTTTGTACAGGTTCCAGTCACAAACCCTAACTTCCTCTTTCCTAGAAGGGAAACTTTTATCCTCCTGCTCCATAAACCGTAATTTTCTGATCATGTAAGCTTCACAGGAATCAAAACAACACAAGGAGTATCTGATGGCCCAAGGTACAGAGGATGAGTATACGGAATTGCATTTTCCACCATTGATGTGCCGAAAAACAAAATCGAGCTAATTAAGAAGAAGAAACAGATCACCTAAATAGAGATAGCCAACCTCAGAGATTGACGAGCATcggtggctctgataccatgctgAAATCTACATGATCTGTCATTGAAGAATGAGCAGTAAACTCGATGCTCTCTCTATGAATTACTAGAGAGAGGATTATCTGGAAATGATAACTGCTGCTTCAATTCATTTACAGtacaagatatatatatatatatatatatatatatatatatatatatacaagctaACTCCACTACTGCTTAACTAACTAACAGGCTGAATCCATTAATTTACAGCTGACAACTAGTTGTATAACTTCCTAACTAACTAACAATAACAGTAACAGTACTAACTGCATAATATATGTCATGTGTATAATATAAATGTTTAACTTATACATCTTATACACAAatcatatatacatatgtatatatttatACATTAATTATACAGCACATGCCAATTGTATAATATAAAATTTTGAATTATACATCTCATATACAAATGATATATAAAGAATATGCATTGTATTTACAGAAACATATACATCaaatataaaatttaatattACATACTATTAAAATTCACCATAACAATGATGTGAGAGTTTAGAAAAAAATCGAGGAGTGTAAGGACTTTGGGTAAATCGTGAGGCAtgagaaagaattgaagaaatggTAGAGTAatcattttgagaaaatttgAGTTCCTATTATTTAGGGTAACCGTTTTGAAATTAACCGGTAATGATATCCAACTATTACCTAAAATAAATGCTAAAAATCAGGAAAAATATATTTGACACAGCTGACTATAAAAAATTAGTTTCTCGGCATGTGCATTGTACGTGTATATCGAAttatgtcgtgtatgattttatAAAATAGTATCAATATTATGAGAAAagcttttaataaataattataaatgaaagaaaaaggtaTAAATTTTGTGAATGATTAATATTGGATCGTCGTATGGTAAATTTCAAGTCAATGTCAAGATGATTGGATATTATTTGAACCTAAAACGATGAACGGTCAAATTTTAATTAGATATAGGTTTTTTTGTTACTTAGTTTAATTTTGTAACGTACAAACATATAACAAAATGTATTGCATAGAATATATTTTCTTATAGACGATAATCCtggtaaatattttttttcatatgTTTCGGTTGTTCCTTCGTGACCATAACTTGTTGTCAATATTTATATCCCTCTTAAAGGTGCAATGTAAAATTAGTCATATAAGAAACATAGATGTATTCCAACATTGGAGACCGATTCTACTTCGGTTTTCATTTTGATTGAACTTGAAATAGTTAGAtggacaaataaaaataaaatatataatgaaCAATGTAAAGTTATGCTGTGTTCTTACTATTACAACTTAACATTCTTGTTTAAAAATAgacaaacaattttaaaaatattttaaaaacttAAATTTCTTACGCTAGCAATAGCTATTATTATTTTAGTTACTATATTGAAAGAATTCTAATATGTAAAAAGTATAAATATTAGCAATTATGCAACCGAGTAATCCAAGCAACCTGTTAGAAGAGTGCAAAATATTTTTACATTAGATGCAATACCAAATCTGTTAGGAAGCGAATAATAATTTCAAATAAAAGTTTGTTCGAAATAAAACTTTGAAAAAGAATAATACACCTTAAACAAACAACATAAATAATATGTGAATGTGGTGCAGTGGCTAAAAAGACAGAAATATAAGCTCACCCCTAACGTCTTCATAAAAATTTGTATGAAACAAAACTAATTAGATTAGCAATTTAATATTTCACATAAAAAAATTCTAAGGCTAATCAACGAAATTATAAATTTGAAATACCTTATTTAGTAATTAGTTCAAGATAtcttattttgagattatttttTAG comes from the Nicotiana sylvestris chromosome 4, ASM39365v2, whole genome shotgun sequence genome and includes:
- the LOC104236229 gene encoding zinc-finger homeodomain protein 9-like translates to MDSTCSIPTPTPIPTKTQVPLIKPLSFTNVTSKKHHQVHNHQPPSAVVTYKECLKNHAASIGGHTVDGCGEFIPSPSATAADPTSLKCDVCGCHRNFHRREPDDDFMDIRHHHAQVATPATPTALKPENPRRRRRFRTKFSQEQKNKMYSFSEKLGWRLQKCDEAKVDEFCNEIGVGKGVFRVWMHNNKSTLGKKDFQNANNSTRPYPTTTNSKR